Sequence from the Ostrea edulis chromosome 8, xbOstEdul1.1, whole genome shotgun sequence genome:
TtgtcagatatttttttttattgaagttCCAATTAAGGTgactcactacacccagaaatattttctcaaatcagtacgaattgatttaataatgaaagatatgatgatatacaataagtatatatgccaaaaaaggcaaaaaatatgcaaatttggatataaactcgattttcaaaaaaattgtttcagcacatatgaacaaaagactctgcaggatttgaactcgagatctgtggttcaccagcccaatgctttaaccattgagctatGATGATAGACAAACGAATCGatgaatacaaataatttcacaaaacatttaaatcgccatcttgtgattTGATGCCATACAGAGTacaagctttagtgtagtgagctaccgtAAGTGATTTTGTATCGATTCTAAGACATATGTAAACCCACCCTCTGtagtttgatttttgtttcaaTAGGTGGTGTACAGGCAATAGCAGAATTGTTAGAGGTCGATCACAGAATACACTACACAGAGGTGGAGCAATATAACATCACGATGAGGCGCTACGGCTGTATGGCTCTGACCAACCTGACATTTGGTGATGGCACAAACAAGGCACTGCTGTGTTCTATGAGGGGATTCATGGAGGCTCTGGTAGCTCAGCTGGAGTGTGAATGTGAGGACCTCAACCAGGTAATAGGCACCTCACAATCAAACTGTTTCAAAAGCCTCAGTTACACCTTGATATCTTAGAAAAGAAATCTTTAAACTTATGTAATTTGTTATTAAAGAATACATTTCACGTAAAATATGAAATAGCATATTCATACTTTATCAGCCTGAATGAttctttattatcattttatgaaacaCTACATTGTATACAggtcttttaaaaaagaaaataaaaataagttgcGGGTCTTTCACAACAGAGAGTGATGactgattttgttttgacaggTGGCTGCCAGTGTTCTTCGTAATCTTTCCTGGAAGGCTGATTTACAGAGTAAGAAGACACTCAGAGCTGTTGGGGCTGCCACAAAACTGATGGGAGCCGCCATGAAAGTCAAGAAAGAAGCAACTCTAAAAAGTATTCTTAGTGCTTTATGGAACTTATCAGCTCATGGCAGTGAAAATAAGGCAGAGATCTGTGCTGTAGGTGGTGCTCTTGAGTTTCTTGTTAGTACTCTCACCTACAAAAGTCCTTCAAAGACTACAGCAGTGATAGAAAATGGAGGTGGTGTGCTACGTAATATCTCTAGTCACATTACTGTGCGTGAAGACTACCGTCAGATTCTACGCAAACACGGCTGTTTGCAGATTCTTCTAAAACAACTGCGCTCACCAAGTTTAAACATTGTCAGTAATGCTTGTGGTACTCTTTGGAACTTATCCGCAAGATGTGCTGAAGATCAAAAGGCCCTGTTAGATATGGGAGCAGTTGGAATGCTGCGCAATCTTGTGAACTCAAAACATCAAATGATTTCTATGGGAAGTTCTGCTGCTTTAAAAAATCTGCTGACTGCTtgcaatatcaaaacaatggGGATGGATAAAAAGAATTATTCAAACAGACCTTCCTTACATGTACGTAAACAAAAAGCTCTCACAGAGGAGATAGACCAGAGTTTGTCTGAAACCTGTGAAAATGTGGAAAGTCCACGGGACAGTCCAACAGAAAATGGACGATCAGATAAGGAGCAGACTCGTTTTCATTTCCCTGCTAATCCCAGTACTGCTCATAATGATGGAGAGATACAGAAACCTCAGAACAGAGGTAACAGCTTCCCAAAAAGTGTGAGTGGGGAGAACACACCAGTGTCAGACAGTCATCTAATGTCTTCTCAACGGGTAGCCCGCTCTGGAAGCCAAGACAGTGTGGGCAGCACTCACTCGGATATATCTCATGATAGAACTCGGTTCCACATGGCTATGAAGAAAGCCAAGAGCATGACAGACAGAAAGGGAGGAAGTCTGGACAGACAGCAGGGCAACATGATCCCTAGAGTCCACTCTGATGGCAGCTGTGAGGAGACTCAACAAGCCAGCAGCAGAATAATTCAAGTCATGAAGGAAGTAGCAAGGCATGCTGGGATTGACTCAGATTCTGGCTCCAAAGGAAGTTCTCAGTCACAGAACAGTACACCTAGAAAAAGTGAGCCTCCTTACCCCTACTCTCAGTCATTACTGGTAAGGAGTTACACTGGCCCTAGTTCAAGCAGCATTCAATATGGTGGACAGTTCAGGAAACTCCCTTACTCTAACAGCATGGACAGTGATCAACCAATTGACTACAGTTTGAATAAAGCTAACAAGCCACCAATACCTCCAAAGTTTGACAATTACGTAGGACAGACATATGAACCACACCTAAGTGCAGTCGGCATGCATCACTCCTATAGTGGACCACAGAAGACAGCTCAGAATTTATTCAGTATCTCACCTATTGTACAGCACAGCAACATGTATGCAGAGACGGATCTGGACTGTGAACAGCCAACAGACTACAGCCGCAGGTTTGCTGAGAGCCATGATGACAGTGATGGGGATCAACCTTATGATATGCGATATGAAGACAACTGTGCTGACTGTAAACTAGACATTGCAAGAAGAACCAATGAGAGACTTGAATTTTTACCTGGATACAATGACGACCAAGTGAAAACATTCTGCACAGAGGGAACTCCACGTAATTATCTGTCTACAGCCAACTCTCTGACAGATCTTAGTAAAGGAGAAAAGGAGGATGCCAGGAAAGAGCACACAGATgaagaggaggaggaagaagaGGAGGAAGATTATCAATATGAAGAGGAGTCTGGGTCCTTAGAAAAAGGAAGTGGGAGTCAGAGTACTAATCAAAATACTGGTACCACTGTCATTGCCAGCTACCATGTCGCCACCAAAAACCTCCAGCAAGTGGCATCCAATAAGTCACCAAATCAGGATGAAAACATCAGTCGTTCTTTTCATGCCCCAAATGAAAATGACAACTCGCCAGACCAAGTTAAAACATATTGTGATGAGGGAACTCCCATCTGTTTTTCCAGAGTGAGTTCTCTCAGTAGTCTTCATAGTAGTGAAGCACAAGACAGACAGGTGGAGTCTAACCGATCGACTTTACGAAACACGAGAGGGCTACACAGCATAGATGAAAATGACAGTGCTAAAACTCCTCCAAGAGATGTGAAAATAGTGAGCTCTATCATGGCTCCGCCAAAGTGCACACTTAACTCTGGACGTCAAAAGCTTGTAAGTGAATCTGATTCACAAGGACCGGATTGTGCTGAAAAAGAACATAAAACGGTGACATTTAATGATGACCACCAAGTTCAGGAAACACCTCTGATGTTTTCCCGCTGCAGTTCCTTGGGATCTTTGAGCAGTTTCGATGCACATTCTGTGCACAGCTCCGTGATCAGTGATTACAGTCGCCGAGCAAGTGAGGTGGTTTCTCCTAGTGAATTGCCAGACTCTCCTAGTGAAACCATGCCACCTAGTCCCTCAAAGAGCCCAGACCTGGAGCTGCAACATAGAGCAAACAATCCTCAAAAATTTGATAGCTTCATTGACGGGACGCCAAAAACTGTTCTCTTTCGTCCTGTGGCAAGTAAACTATCCAGTGAACATGTGAAAATGCCTAACATAGAAATGGCTTCTACCATCAGTCGTGATGAGGCTCCAGTTGTTTATGCAGATGAAGGGACTCCCCCTCATATGTCAGAAACTAATAGTGTCCTTAGCACTCTAACCATTGATGATGcaagcaaaacaaaaacaacagatACAATCCAGTCAGAGAAACCTGCCACGAGTTCCAGTCGAAAATCTGTGGAGGAGGTAGACGACAAAGACAATTCTCATTCAGAGGTCTCGTTAGATGAAGAGGACATATTGAAAGAGTGTATTAGGACAGCCATGCCACGTAAACCCAGGCGCAGTTCATCAGACAACACCCTGAAGAAGAAGTCAGTCAACAATACTGACAATCAGAAGAACAAAATGTCTCAGTCGATAGAGGGAATGAAGCAAGCTCCTAAACCAAAATTAGGTTCTAGTCATCACTCCTCTGTCAATGAAATGATGACAAAGAACTCGGGTGATATCGCCTTACAAAGTCAATCACAGATACATGTTGGTGTTGCCAATCAATTTTCCAAGTCAATGTCAAATGACAAAAGTGTTGTTGAATCATGTGCAGACAGTGTCAAAGCCTTTGCAGAGGAGGATGTTCCATTCTGTGAGAAAATGAAAAGGTCTGTGAAACCAGAACCACAGGTAAAGGGTTCCTACCAAGTGAATACAATGGATGACAATCTAGACTCTGTTACTTCCTATGCAAGTGAAGACCAACCTACAGTGAAACCAAATCAAACACCAAAACACTATAAAAAGGTCCAAGAAATTCTCAATGGGAACTTAGATGTGTTAGAGTCTCATGATGACTGTGTCAAGTTGTATGCAGATGAGGGCACTCCTTGTCCAGGGTCAGCAGCCATGTCCCTCCAACACAATCAAAGTAAACCTCATATTCTGCAGAATGCAGTGAGATTCAATCCTGCTTTACTTTCACAGGTGGATTACTTGTTTGATGACGAGGAGGCCCCAAAATCATATGCAATGGAGGACACTCCATACAACTTATCTGAACCAACCTCTCCGAAAAATACAGTGAAGAAAGTACCACCTCCTATACCCCAAAAACCAGTTCGACCTACAAATGTACCAGAATTTAACCCTTCACTGTTGTCACGGGTACAACAGGATGTTCCTGATGATGATGCTCCAACGTCTTATGCTGTGGAGGACACACCATACAACATGTCAAAACCCAGTTCTCCTACCCCCAAAGTAAGGATAAGTAGCCCACCAAGTACAGAGTCAGACCATCCTTTGTGCCTTGTCAATCCGGAACTTAAGATACATGTAGAAGACCCTTCTACATACTGTGAGGACACAGTGAAAACATATGCTACAGAAGATACTCCTATCAGCTACTCATATGCAACTTCTCTCAGTGATTTAAGTATCATAACAGGCATATCAGAACCAATCAAAGAGGAAGAGCAAGAGACAGAGAAACCAGACCCTCAGGAAAATGCTAAAGTGGAGGAGGCAGATGGAGAGGGGGAAGTGGAGGAGAAAGATAAAGACGAGTCAGCTGACCTGAATGACACAAAGTCCGAATCTTCTtgcagtgacggaagtgaagaCCTTCTGTCTGACCTCATTCAGTCTGCAATGCCAAAAGGGAGGACTTCACCCAAAGCCAGGGTCTCAAGAAAACTTGATATGGACCGTGCTGCTGAGGGAGCCGAGTCCAAATTCCAACCACAGCGTACCTCTAGTGTGGTGACAGTACCCACTCCAGCACAGTATGCTTCACAGAATGGTCAAATCAAGACTTCAAGTGATTTAGATATTTCCAATGATTTGCCCTCAAGAATAGAGTCCGTAAACACAAATGAAGTAAGGTCTGCTGAAACACAACGGAATCATAGTGTGACAGCTGGAGATGACTCGGTGTTTTATCATACAAATGATTCTATGGATTCTGTGAAGGTTTACAATTTAGAGGGAACTCCAACAACATTCTCTAGAAATGACTCCCTGAGCTCCTTGAGCATCACTGGTAATGACAGCGATGTGAAACAAAGTGGAAAATCAGAAGGATCTGATTCTGCGAAGAAAATGCCTCCACCAACACACATTCTAAAACCAGACAAATGTAATTCTGAGATAGTTCTTCAGAGAGAAGTGGAAGGGCAATCAAGTGATGAAGTTTCTTCTGCCTGTGTACAGCATGATAATAAAGACAACtcagatgatgatgatgatgatgacccTAATGATGAGGCACTTCTGGAAGCTTGCATGAACTTGGCATTACCAAAGAGTAAATCTTCAACATTtgcagaaaaacaaaaatcatctTCATCCAAACCACTCAAATCAAACCCAGCTATGACTGGTTCTAAGAGTTTTAATTCTTCATTACTCTCCTCAGAAAAATCAAGGAAGTCAGTTTCAACCAAGAAGACAACTGAAAATCATAAACATAGAATAAACAAAAGCAGCTCAGCAGTGGAGGGCTATATGAATCTCAGTACTGGGAGTGTAACTTCACATCACTCACGGACAGCAGAATGGCAGGCACAGCAGAACCTCAACATGTCTGATGACTTCATCTTTGCTAAGCCTTCCTCAAACTACAGAAGAGTTCGTCCTCATCAAGGGTCTTGGAGAAGATCCAGGTCACAGGATAGTGATGGATTTCTAAAGCAACAGAAAGAAAACACAAACATGGAGCTGGCACAGAGTATGGGAAGTTCTAGGATACACAACAGGGGATCAGCTCAGTCTATTCCAAGCTATGTTGATGTGTATGTTGACAACAGATTCATTGAAGATCATCATGCTTACAACCATCACAAAGTCCATCATGAAAACCAGCATGGGTTACAACGCTATTCAGGCCAAAATGAACACAGCCGTGCAAGACATAACACTAACATGGAACAACATAAACGAAGTCACAGTGAGAGTAGAGAGAAATCGGGAAGGGAGCAGCATAATCAAGCCATGTATGAGTCACAAATCAAAAGAAGACATCACAGTGAGCATGACAACCCGGAAAAGTTTCTGGCAATTGATGTTCATCAAGCGCCAGCTTCTCAAAATGAAGTGGATAGCTTAAACAGATCAATTTACCAAATGGAGCTCAACAATGAAGCTATTACATTCGGCACAGGAATAGACAACCTAGGGTTTGGTATAGGAGGCAGTCAGGATTACATGAATGAAGAAGACAAACTAGACAGTGCTGATGTGACATTGAGAGCTACAAGCGGAAATAATACCATGACAAATGATTCCATCAATCAGAATGACTCTGTGATCCACTATGATAAAGAAACCTTATCTCCAGAGGATGAACATGCATTACATCTAGATGCTAGTGCTGTTGTTACAGAGATACAGAGCAAAAGAATGATGGGTAGTGGAGTAGATGAGGATATGTTTATTGAACATGAAACCCTTTCTTTGGTGTCAGGAGGATACATGTCAGATACTCCTTCTGATGCCTCCATTACATGGTCAGCCCATTCAGAAAACTACTCAGAATTTACCATGGAGGATGTAGCCTCTAACGGACCAAGGGTAGTGAAACCATCCAACAGAGGCACACTGACTTCAGATGACAGTAAGGCCATTAGAGGAAAGAGAAAGCCCCTATACAGTCGCTCAAACTCTTCATCATCTCAGAAATCTGATGCATCAACCCGCATGATGAAGCCAACTACAGCTAATGTAAGACTGTCACAAGGTGGTAGAGGTGGTTCTGTCATTGCTGGGGCCACAAGAAGGGCTCCACAAACCAAGACTCACCCCCAGGCTAGCAGCACCCCAACTAAAACTTCCCCACTAAAATCAAAGATACAAAAACCCTCTCCAACGCAAGGAAAGACTGGTGCTAGAGTTCCTAATACAAAGGAGAGTCCATCCCGCCTACCTCTAGCATCAAATAGGAAAAATACAGCTGATAGACCTAAACCTCCAATCAAACAGGGCACCTTCACAAAGGaagcatcaactgtcaaagtacCTATCATTGATGATACTCTGAATGAGAGCTGCCAACCTGCAAGTCGTGAGgcagtgaaaaataaaacaaacaaacaagttaATGCCTCGGGATTAGATAGCAGTCAAGGGAGTGGATCATGGAAGAAAGCATTGGGTTCCTATAATTTTGCCATAGATAATTCTGCTGATGAAAAGAAAGAGAATTTAACACCCAACAAAAGACCTGGTAGTGTCACAAACCTAAATACTAAGAAGTCTGGAAGTGGTGGTAATCTATCTGCTACAAAAGCAAAGCCAGGCAATTCTCCTGCAAGCAAAAGCACAGTAAAAACGACCAGCCGAGTGAACAGCACTAGTAACCTAAAAAAGACATTCAGTGGAACATCACTTACTAAGTCAGGAAGTGGTGCCTCGTTAAATAAGGCAGGCAGTGGAAGCACTCTGAATAAGTCGGGCAGCGGTCAACTTCTGAACAAATCAGGAAGTGCCATACATAAGCTGACAGGAAGTGACCGTGTTCTAAACAGAGGTGGATCTAATCCAAATCTTGGACGTCTAAACAGCAGCAAACCCGACTTGAAAAAATCAGACAGTAATGCAAGTCTTCGCAATAATTCACGCCCCTCTACTCCTGTAGGGAGGAGAACTTCAGCTGGGTCAGTTCAAGGAAGAAAGTCCGATGGAAATACAAGCAAATCTGGAATACCAACAGAAAAGAAAGTGGGTGTGGCTTCTGGCACCAAAAAGCAGGTGGGAAGTAAAATTGCTGGACTTTGGAAAAAAGATGATTCTAATGAGATAACACCTCGTTCATCTGCTTCAAAATTACCTGTGTCAACCACTCCTTCCAGGCAAAGAAATATGTCAACACCTGGATCAAAGAAGTCTTCCAATGTATCTCTACAATCATTAAATAAATCCATGAATTCAGCTGAAATTTTGAATGAAGGAATAAGCAGAAGCTCCACCTATGACAAAATCAACTCAACTATGGATTCTAGCCAGCTACCGTCTCTTGATAATGAAAGTGTTACAGAAAATGTGACAATAGAACTTTCAAAGTCTAGTGTTGTTCTTGGTGATGAAATTAAAGGTGATTATGTGGAACTAAGAATCCTCCAAGGTTCTGAGTCAGACTGTGACATGAACAAGAGCATAGTGATAAGAAGTCCTGACAAGAATAAAACTGATTCAGACTCAGTAACAAGTCCATCAGCAGTTTCCGTAAAAAGCCAGTCATCAGATGAATTTGATTTGAAGTCATTAGAGAAAAGAATTGATTCAAGCAcctggaagaagaaaaaatcagaCTTGGGCTCAGCAAACCTTCCAAATGCTGATGATACCAGTAAATCTTTAGAAGCTGTCAAGG
This genomic interval carries:
- the LOC125660989 gene encoding adenomatous polyposis coli protein-like isoform X3, yielding MRQSGCLPLLIQLLHGSDKDSGLLGNTRGSKAARERAAAALHNIVHSHPDDKRGRREARVLRFLEQIRAHCDQLRDMQEDGPELSDDRDMDHQPGPAVAALMKLSFDEEHRHAICSLGGVQAIAELLEVDHRIHYTEVEQYNITMRRYGCMALTNLTFGDGTNKALLCSMRGFMEALVAQLECECEDLNQVAASVLRNLSWKADLQSKKTLRAVGAATKLMGAAMKVKKEATLKSILSALWNLSAHGSENKAEICAVGGALEFLVSTLTYKSPSKTTAVIENGGGVLRNISSHITVREDYRQILRKHGCLQILLKQLRSPSLNIVSNACGTLWNLSARCAEDQKALLDMGAVGMLRNLVNSKHQMISMGSSAALKNLLTACNIKTMGMDKKNYSNRPSLHVRKQKALTEEIDQSLSETCENVESPRDSPTENGRSDKEQTRFHFPANPSTAHNDGEIQKPQNRGNSFPKSVSGENTPVSDSHLMSSQRVARSGSQDSVGSTHSDISHDRTRFHMAMKKAKSMTDRKGGSLDRQQGNMIPRVHSDGSCEETQQASSRIIQVMKEVARHAGIDSDSGSKGSSQSQNSTPRKSEPPYPYSQSLLVRSYTGPSSSSIQYGGQFRKLPYSNSMDSDQPIDYSLNKANKPPIPPKFDNYVGQTYEPHLSAVGMHHSYSGPQKTAQNLFSISPIVQHSNMYAETDLDCEQPTDYSRRFAESHDDSDGDQPYDMRYEDNCADCKLDIARRTNERLEFLPGYNDDQVKTFCTEGTPRNYLSTANSLTDLSKGEKEDARKEHTDEEEEEEEEEDYQYEEESGSLEKGSGSQSTNQNTGTTVIASYHVATKNLQQVASNKSPNQDENISRSFHAPNENDNSPDQVKTYCDEGTPICFSRVSSLSSLHSSEAQDRQVESNRSTLRNTRGLHSIDENDSAKTPPRDVKIVSSIMAPPKCTLNSGRQKLVSESDSQGPDCAEKEHKTVTFNDDHQVQETPLMFSRCSSLGSLSSFDAHSVHSSVISDYSRRASEVVSPSELPDSPSETMPPSPSKSPDLELQHRANNPQKFDSFIDGTPKTVLFRPVASKLSSEHVKMPNIEMASTISRDEAPVVYADEGTPPHMSETNSVLSTLTIDDASKTKTTDTIQSEKPATSSSRKSVEEVDDKDNSHSEVSLDEEDILKECIRTAMPRKPRRSSSDNTLKKKSVNNTDNQKNKMSQSIEGMKQAPKPKLGSSHHSSVNEMMTKNSGDIALQSQSQIHVGVANQFSKSMSNDKSVVESCADSVKAFAEEDVPFCEKMKRSVKPEPQVKGSYQVNTMDDNLDSVTSYASEDQPTVKPNQTPKHYKKVQEILNGNLDVLESHDDCVKLYADEGTPCPGSAAMSLQHNQSKPHILQNAVRFNPALLSQVDYLFDDEEAPKSYAMEDTPYNLSEPTSPKNTVKKVPPPIPQKPVRPTNVPEFNPSLLSRVQQDVPDDDAPTSYAVEDTPYNMSKPSSPTPKVRISSPPSTESDHPLCLVNPELKIHVEDPSTYCEDTVKTYATEDTPISYSYATSLSDLSIITGISEPIKEEEQETEKPDPQENAKVEEADGEGEVEEKDKDESADLNDTKSESSCSDGSEDLLSDLIQSAMPKGRTSPKARVSRKLDMDRAAEGAESKFQPQRTSSVVTVPTPAQYASQNGQIKTSSDLDISNDLPSRIESVNTNEVRSAETQRNHSVTAGDDSVFYHTNDSMDSVKVYNLEGTPTTFSRNDSLSSLSITGNDSDVKQSGKSEGSDSAKKMPPPTHILKPDKCNSEIVLQREVEGQSSDEVSSACVQHDNKDNSDDDDDDDPNDEALLEACMNLALPKSKSSTFAEKQKSSSSKPLKSNPAMTGSKSFNSSLLSSEKSRKSVSTKKTTENHKHRINKSSSAVEGYMNLSTGSVTSHHSRTAEWQAQQNLNMSDDFIFAKPSSNYRRVRPHQGSWRRSRSQDSDGFLKQQKENTNMELAQSMGSSRIHNRGSAQSIPSYVDVYVDNRFIEDHHAYNHHKVHHENQHGLQRYSGQNEHSRARHNTNMEQHKRSHSESREKSGREQHNQAMYESQIKRRHHSEHDNPEKFLAIDVHQAPASQNEVDSLNRSIYQMELNNEAITFGTGIDNLGFGIGGSQDYMNEEDKLDSADVTLRATSGNNTMTNDSINQNDSVIHYDKETLSPEDEHALHLDASAVVTEIQSKRMMGSGVDEDMFIEHETLSLVSGGYMSDTPSDASITWSAHSENYSEFTMEDVASNGPRVVKPSNRGTLTSDDSKAIRGKRKPLYSRSNSSSSQKSDASTRMMKPTTANVRLSQGGRGGSVIAGATRRAPQTKTHPQASSTPTKTSPLKSKIQKPSPTQGKTGARVPNTKESPSRLPLASNRKNTADRPKPPIKQGTFTKEASTVKVPIIDDTLNESCQPASREAVKNKTNKQVNASGLDSSQGSGSWKKALGSYNFAIDNSADEKKENLTPNKRPGSVTNLNTKKSGSGGNLSATKAKPGNSPASKSTVKTTSRVNSTSNLKKTFSGTSLTKSGSGASLNKAGSGSTLNKSGSGQLLNKSGSAIHKLTGSDRVLNRGGSNPNLGRLNSSKPDLKKSDSNASLRNNSRPSTPVGRRTSAGSVQGRKSDGNTSKSGIPTEKKVGVASGTKKQVGSKIAGLWKKDDSNEITPRSSASKLPVSTTPSRQRNMSTPGSKKSSNVSLQSLNKSMNSAEILNEGISRSSTYDKINSTMDSSQLPSLDNESVTENVTIELSKSSVVLGDEIKGDYVELRILQGSESDCDMNKSIVIRSPDKNKTDSDSVTSPSAVSVKSQSSDEFDLKSLEKRIDSSTWKKKKSDLGSANLPNADDTSKSLEAVKALLDASLASESSNMTLSSSFYNTSNIQGSYLSQGSRTVNGAAWHRYKQESFASVVHSEDEGDSIWVRRDPESSKSEPELNKHSLNSKKDRKEKADNRSFLPIKAMKSMFGSSKKDKTSKSGSKLSLSSSKESLQSNKINMNEIVKVVEKEREKDKEREKKEKAKQREKLKESIALEKAKAKEMAKLEKEKSKNDKEKAKLEKEKAKAEKEKIRNSKKSDSRKSSVADESSVSQDIDKNKKSQDVFGSVNHKASPPQAALVQPFNYTPMKLSENSATETADQSFSKQQNPTTSSVVSSTPTGTNTPMTKTEMLLARRRMNSLNKTEGEESREEDVNKKTGCMVTTV